From one Dermacentor variabilis isolate Ectoservices chromosome 3, ASM5094787v1, whole genome shotgun sequence genomic stretch:
- the LOC142574756 gene encoding uncharacterized protein LOC142574756 → MALCPGIVYWSWRLSGGTLASRAKTFDINYGLAAFKKVARRQRANVDVILTVGGFRQDSADFHEVQRDEITRHRLIQSAYTTSQQYNLSGINLHWIRNEDSCEDLLGGRAPHLEEFVMRLRALFELNGRSKGFSVTAMVDPRDASQMEFFRGLANQLNLTFFRTHDLAPLSEFGEYCGNSLPRFRSHLQALTPFFRSHVRPSARPAAPPPHNNKLCISMSLALYARQGYTMDLPSPPQAVSRTPGYIALFEVCDSKINFGEKVRHVPGCIVKRTTSVLLEVTFAFEDSSTLSAKLSALGPKNESCVLLYDVDFDNYRRGCYGSTEYLMLQHFYSARAKKSTMNITNFLP, encoded by the coding sequence ATGGCGCTCTGCCCGGGCATTGTGTACTGGTCTTGGAGGCTGTCCGGCGGTACGCTGGCCAGCAGGGCGAAGACATTCGACATAAACTACGGACTCGCCGCATTCAAGAAAGTCGCTCGTCGTCAGCGCGCCAACGTTGACGTCATCCTCACGGTAGGCGGCTTTCGTCAGGACAGCGCCGACTTTCACGAAGTTCAGCGTGACGAAATTACGCGGCACCGATTAATTCAGAGCGCGTACACGACCTCCCAACAGTACAACCTGTCTGGCATCAACCTGCACTGGATTCGAAACGAGGACAGCTGCGAGGACTTACTCGGCGGTCGAGCTCCACATCTGGAGGAGTTCGTCATGCGACTCAGGGCGCTGTTCGAGCTCAACGGGCGCAGCAAGGGGTTCAGCGTCACTGCTATGGTGGACCCCAGAGATGCATCCCAGATGGAGTTCTTTCGAGGGCTCGCAAACCAGCTAAACCTAACCTTCTTCAGGACGCACGATTTGGCGCCACTCAGCGAGTTCGGCGAGTACTGCGGGAACTCGCTGCCCAGATTCCGGTCTCACCTTCAGGCTCTCACGCCTTTCTTTCGCTCCCACGTTCGCCCTTCCGCTAGACCTGCGGCACCACCTCCCCATAACAATAAACTCTGCATTAGCATGTCCCTCGCTTTGTACGCCCGGCAAGGCTACACAATGGATCTCCCGTCGCCCCCGCAAGCAGTGTCTAGAACGCCCGGATACATTGCCCTCTTCGAAGTGTGCGACTCAAAGATTAATTTCGGAGAAAAAGTCCGCCACGTTCCGGGCTGCATCGTGAAAAGAACCACCAGCGTATTACTAGAGGTGACGTTCGCGTTCGAAGACTCGTCGACACTGAGCGCTAAGCTGTCCGCTCTGGGGCCAAAAAATGAATCGTGCGTACTCTTGTATGATGTAGACTTTGACAATTACCGGAGAGGATGTTACGGATCGACGGAGTATCTCATGCTGCAGCACTTCTACAGTGCCAGAGCAAAAAAGAGCACGATGAATATCACTAACTTTCTACCCTGA